In Macaca mulatta isolate MMU2019108-1 chromosome 16, T2T-MMU8v2.0, whole genome shotgun sequence, the sequence CCTCAAGTGAtgctacatacacacatacacacacacacgcacaaagtCCAGGGACACCCAGCCCTAAACTGTCCCCCTATACAAAGTTCTGGGACTCTCCTTGCAATCTGGCCCTTTCCCACTGCTCCAGGAAACTTCCCAATTTGTCCCTCTACATACCCTGGTGCATCTCCACAAAAACCCTCTCTCCCCCATGCCGAGATGTCCTTACAGCCTGTGCTTCATCCACAACCCAGGACGAACCTCCCCCTAACCTGTTCCCTCCCACAGAGCCCCAACTTCTTCCCTACACACACTACTGGAACGCCCCCCTCAATCTAGCCTCCCCCACATAACTCTCTCCCAAATTGCTCCCTCTCACTCTGACTGCAGACACTTCTCCAGCCAGCCTCCTCCCACTTGGCTGTAGGTGGTCTCTGAAATGGCCAAGGCCTATTTCCTCTCTTGAAACTGGGGGTACCCCCACAGCTGTTCTTGTCCCTGACATGTCTAGAGCATTCTCAAAGGCTGTTTCTTCCCCCACAGACCTTGGACAACTCCATAACCTGGTCCCGGGCACATAAGTGTGAGATGCCCCCACAGCCTGGCTGCTCCCGGCCAGTCCCAGAATATTCCCACCACCTGTCTCATCCTCTGAAGCCCCCACTCCCCCTGTGGACTGTCTCCTCAGCATGGTCACACCTGAGACACCCACATCCGCTTCTGCTCCCGAGGACCCAGTCACCCACACCGCAGCAGGTGTGCGCCCTGCCATGGGAGCTCCTACAGCTGCAAGCACCCCCAGAGGCATAGGCACCCTCCCGGCCTCGGGAATGGCTCCACTGTGTCTCCTTCTCCACAGGCCTGAGACACCTTCAGAGCCTGTCTCCCCTTCCACAGGTCCAGGAACCCTGGCAGCTGTGGGCCCCTCAGTGGCCAGTGTCCTTGCCCATATGCCTGAGCAGTCATCCCCAGAGCCGGTATCCCCTAACATCGGCCCAGGGAGCCCAGGAGCTGTGGGCACTCCCACAGCCATGGAACCTCTGGCAGCTACAGGCCTCCCAGCAGTCTGCCTTCTTCCAGACAGGCCAGAGACACGCTCAAAGAGGGTCCCCTCCCCCACAGACCCCGGAAGCCGCACAGCCATGGACACTCCTGTAGTCTGTCTGCCTCCCAACAAGCCTGAGACACCCCCAGAGCCAGTCTTCTCCCCCATGGGCCCAGGCATCCTGGTCGAGGTGGGCACCTCCATCCTTGTGGGACCCTTGGCATCTGCAGGTCCACCCACTGTCTCTCCTTTGCCCCACAATTCTGAGCCAGTTTCCTCTTGCACAGGCCTAGGCACCCTGGGAGCCACGGGCACCCCACTAGCTGCAGACAGCCCCACAGTGCCAGGCATTCCTGCAGTTTGCTGCCTCCCCGACAAGCCTGAGAAGCCCCCAGAGCCAGGCTCCAGCTCCACAGAACCAGGCGCCCTAGGGGCCAGAAGCACTTCGGTGGCCACAGGAGTCCTTACCCTCTGTCTCCATCCCCAAGGTCTTGGGATACCCCCAGAGTCAGTCTCCTCCCCAAGCCCAGGCCCCTCAGGTGCCACAGAAACCCCAATAGTCTGTCTCCTTCCCCATGGGCCGGAGAAGGCCCCAGAATCACAATCCTCCCCGCCAGACCACAGCTCCTCCCGAGCCACAGGTCCCCCTGAAGCCAGAGAGATTCTGGCAGCCCGAGCCCTTTCCCACAGGTTCCAAATGTCTCTGGAGTTGCCTTCCTGACACACAGGGCCAGACGCCCACACAGCAGCGGGCACTCCGACAGGCGCCTTTCCAGAGCCGGGCACACCCAGCGCCACGGGGACCCCTGCTGTGGCACACCTGTGCTGGGCCACATCTGCTGCCCTGGGTATGCCCACCGTCTCAGACACCCCCACAGCCTGCCTCCTCCTACACAGACATGAAACAACTCCACAGCCAGCCTCCTGATCCACAGACCCAGGGACCCCTAAAGCTGGAGGCCCCAGACTCTCTGGCTCCCCCACAGCCTGCCTCCTTTCCCACAGGCTCAGGACATTCCCACCACAGGTCTCCTCTCCAAGCCCAGGCACTGCCTCGGCTGGGGGCCCCGCAAGAACTTGCTGTCCATCCCACAGGCCCAGGGCCCCGCTGTGGCTCAGCTCTTCTCCCAGGGCTCCAGGTACTACCACAGCCTGGGGCACCCCTACCACCTGTCCCGCTCCCCACAGTCCTGGGACATTCACACAGCCTGTGTCCTTCCCCAAGGCCCTGGGTACCCCTGTAGCCTGTTCTATCCCCCACAGGCCTGGGGCACCCCCAGAACCTGCTGCCTGCTCCCCAGGACATGATGGCTCTGCAGTCTGTGCAGCTCCCCGTGACCCTGGATCACCCCCAGAGCCTGTCTCCACCCACACAGGCTGTCCCCTTTCCCTGAACCCTGGGTCACCTCCACATCTAGTTTCCTCTTCAGTAGCACAGGGCACCCCAACAGAGTGTCCCGTGCCCCACGGGCCAGGCATACCCACAGAGTCTGTCTCCTCCCCAGCCTGTCTCCTGTAACACACACCTGCGGCACCCACAGAAGTAGGCTCCTCCTCCACAGCATCGGACACCCCCATGGCCTGTCCCCTCCCCCATACGCCAGGGGTGGCCCCACAGACTGCTTCATGTGCCAGAGCCCCAGGAATCTGCGGGGAATGTCCTTTCCCCCACAGCCCTGCAGCACCCCCGCAGCCGAGCTCTCCCTCCACGGCTCTGGGCGCTCCCACAGCCCCAGGCCACCCCACGGTCCCAGGCTCGCCCACAGCCTGTTCTTTTTCACAAGGGCCTGGGACAAGCCCATAGCCTATCTCCTCCCCAGTCCCAGGAATCCCCACAGCTTGTCCCCTCCACAGGTGCGGGGCCATCTCAGAACCTGACGCCAGAGCCCCAGGCACACTCACAGGAGGAGGCATCCTCCCAGCCTGTCCCTGTCCACAGAAGCCTAAGGTTGTCTCGTAAGCAGCCCCTAAGCCCAGAACTGTAGGCCCTGAGGGGGCCCGAGGGATCCCCCTTGCCTGGCCCTTCACCCAGGGCCCTGTAAGACCACCACGGCTTGTCTCTACCCAGGAAGCTCGGCCAGGAACACCCCTTTCGACAGGTCCCTCTCCGACAGGCACGGGATGGAGCTCGACTCTACTTCCTTCCCCACATCCCGAGGCGGCCCTCATAGCCTGCACCTTCAGCCACAGGTGCAGAATGCTCTCATGGCCCAGAGATCCCGGGCGACCTTTTCCCTCGCAGCCCCGGGGACTCCTATCTTCGGCCTCCTCCTCCCCAGACCCGGTCACCCACACAGCCCCGGCAGGCCCCACCACCTGGGGCTCCCCAACAGCCCCATTCACCCACACAGCCCCAGGGTCCCTTGCAGCCTCGATGGAGCCTGGGGGGCCAGGAGCTTCCAAAGCCTCATTCGCCCCGGCGGCATCGGCTGTCTCCGCCGCTTGTCTCGTCCCCCACGGGCGCTGACAGCCCTGCGCCCTTTCTGCACTCACACAGCGCGTCTCCCACTCCAAGGACCTCGCCCGGCGCCTTGCACCACGGCCCCGGGACGTCCCTGCGCCCCGTCTCTTCCCCCACGGCCGCCGAACTCCCCGCCCCGACCTGCTGGGCCCCACGCAGCGACCCGGCATCTTAGCCGCCTGCTCTCCCCGGCGCAGCCTGGGCAAGGCCCCACGGCCAGTCGCCCGGCTCATAGCTCCAGAGCAGTTCCCTTCCTCGCTACCGCGGCCCTGGGTTGTCTTAGCACCTCGCTCCCTAAGCTGCTCCACACAGGCACTCACACACTCAGCTCCGGCCTCGCAGCCTTTCTCCCTCCTAGCCCCTCACCCATCCCACCCCCGCCCAGTCTCAGGAACCCGCCCCCAGTCCCAGGCCCCCCTAAAGCCTAGACGGCAGAAAAGGTAATTGGGGGGACAAAACAACAAAAGCTTTCCGAGTCAGATCTCCTCTCCCCCAGGTCCATGACTCAAAGCAGCTTCCCAGAATCCCCCCTAGCCCCATCCCGAGCCCACCTGGCTGGGGCGAGGCGCCGCTACCGGGAAGCGGGCAAGGGGGGCCCCAACTAGGCCGCGCTTCCGGCCGCCCGCCCAGTCGCCATAGCAACAGGCGCAGGGCGGCTTGGGAGCCGTTGAGACGCCGAACTACTGAAGGATCCAGGTGTTGCCAGGCGTTAAGTTTTGCAGCCAGTGTCCATGGGGTCGGAGCTGGGACTAGATTAGGGTAGACGCCTGGGTTTGGGAGTGCAGCGAGCGCAGAAAAATCTTAGAAACTAGAGCAGAAAGCCATGCGGATGGATTGTGGTCCTCAGAGGCTCCCGTACTCTTCAGCGGCGCTGGCTTCCGCAAGCTCCGCCCGCTCGCCCATCCGGAAACAGCCTCGCCCCGCCCACGTGGGCCCCGCCTGCAGCAGCCAGACGTGCACTCCTCCAGCAGCTGCTGCACGTCGTGCCAATGGCCCGCTACGAGGAGGTGAGCGTGTCCGGCTTCGAGGAGTTCCACCGGGCCGTGGAAGAGCACAATGGCAAGACCATTTTCGCCTACTTTACGGGTTCTAAGGACGCCGGAGGGAAAAGCTGGTGCCCCGACTGCGTGCAGGGTGAGGCCGGGATTCGGGGGCTGCTGTCCAATGGAAATGGCAGGAAGGCCGAACCTACGACCAGAAAGGGGGCTTAGCAGAGGCAGAGTCTTGGTTCCAGACATCCGCGGGGCAATCTAAGCTGTCCCCATGTCAACTCCTATTAAATTCTACGCCGTCCTGCCAAGAGCGCTCTTCCTTTTACCATTTAACCCGGATGATCTTGGAATCTAGTTCCTTAAAACTTCTCACTCCCCCAGTACCATTAGAGTCTTACAGGATACGTGAGTTGGTCAGCAAATACATGTGCTTTCCATTGTTATGGGCGCGGTGGTGCGGGGGCAAATCGGGACTGGGATTTGGTCCTTACCCTTAACGTGGCTCTAAGACCAGAAGTGAACACCTGACTTCTGCTGACCGCTTCAGTTAGCTGCAGGTTAAAGTCTGAGTACTTACCAAGactgggggaaggggaaaagaaCACTGTTTATCAGTGCCTGATTCTGGAGTTGACGTGCGATTATTTTATCTCaactttttttaaagctgaacCAGTCGTACGAGAGGGGCTGAAGCACATCAGTGAAGGATGTGTGTTCATCTACTGCCAAGTAGGAGAAAAGCCTTAGTAAGTGGCAACGTATAATCTACTTCACAGACATGCACAGATTGCAAACTGAGGCGGGAAGGGCCTCAGGGACACGCACCCAGTTTCTGTGTTATAAGGCAATGTCTCACAACAATTAGAAGctattaaatacaaatttaaaatgccCACCTGAATTAAGTAAGGGTAATTCAACGAATTTGGTCTGGTGTAAGCTCAGAACTTAGCTGGCTTTACTTTTATATCTTAGTCACACTTTAAAACTTTGCACAGGGTAATTAACAAATTAAGCCATAGTCCACAAGGTTTTTTAAGTGTTTGCAAGAACAGTGAttactaaaaaattaaatgtaggaATATGTCAAATATTAGGCAAACCGTAATAAACCAAGTAAATTTTTTTCATGATCACTTTTTCTTTTGGAACAGTTGGAAAGATCCAAATAATGACTTCAGAAAAAACTTGAAAGTAACAGCAGTGCCTACACTACTTAAGTATGGAACAGTAAGTATCTTTAAATATGCTGGGCCTGTAATTCACTGTCAAAACTTTTAACTTGCTGTGGATCCAGATTTGAAAAGATCTTGGCATGTTATCTCAATTCCATTGCTGTTGAGAGTGCTGCTGAAAGTCCATTCCTATGGCCAATCCCAATACACTAATAATGTAAATATCTAGCTATTAGGTCTTTTTCATGTTAAGTCACTCTTTAAAAATTCTATAGCCAGAAAGTAGGTTGACTCATAATTCCTTAAAACACTGGCATCAACagttgttttctatttaattcaTAATTCTGGTTAAAAAGTAAGGGCACCTCTTCTAGTTCAGTCATGCCCCTGGGATCCTAAATTAAAGAGTTGAGGGGAAGAAGAGGGCACTGGGCTTGCTGTTTCCTGTTTTAGTCTGTGGAGCTTCATGGTATTTGGGGTTTAAGTCTCTTCAGCCAAGTATGTTAGTGATTCATCTTACAGCAAATATCTTGATTCTTTCATAAAACTTGTTATAACTAGTTGATAGTTTCTGAATTGCATAATTTCTGTGTTCAAAGATTAGTGTCATTCAAGGCAGAACCTATTCCACTCCTAATAACGTTTTATAGGAGTAGTGAAGATTTGACTGTTCTTCTCTTACAGCCTCAAAAACTGGTAGAATCTGAGTGTCTTCAGGCCAACCTGGTGGAAATGTTGTTCTCTGAAGATTAAGATTTTATGATGGCAATCATGTCTTGATTTCCTGATTTGTTCTAGTATCAATAAACTGTATATTGCTTTGAATACATGTTAGCAATAAATGAGGTTAAAAAACTGGCATGTGTCTAAACAGTAGGGTGCTATTAAAATGCCCATGAACCTTTAGTTTGCCTGTAATATATGGATATTTTTAAGATATAAACAAGTCTTCAGAAGTAGCAGTAAAGGCTCAAAGGAATGTATCATTGAAGGTGACGGAAATACCTAAAAACTCCTAAAGGCGCAGAGCACACCTTCCAAATCTTTCAAAAGATCAggatcttttattttaaattctctgcaTCTGCAAAGCAACTGATAGTCCTGAAACCCCTTCTTTGATTTTGGAACGTAGAACCTAACCTCACCACTGAGGGAAGCATATTACCTCTAATCCAGCCTCTGCTTAATTcaggcagttttgttttgttcatgaaAAAACCGACCCTGAGCACTAGAGGCAGTTCGTTTTGTGGCTTCTCTCAACGTGCTTTACTTGGGATTAGGCAGGTGGCGGCGAGGGGCTGGAGAGACTGTGTAACCCAGTGGTGGGAAGAACTCCAAGCTGGAGTCAGTCACACTgattctaccacttactagctgtgtaaccacAGGCAAGTTACCCGCCCCatccaaacctcagttttctcttctgtaaacaAGGTtctgagaataaaatgagaattcAAGGAAGCACTTAACATAGCACCTGGTATGTGGTACCTCCCAAATCAATGTTAGTTTTCCCAAATGAGCACAAGTATTTGAGGCTCCTCATGTTTGTTCTAAAGTCAAGAGTCCAATTAGTAATTAACCACTAGTTGTCCTGCCATGACTAGGTCAAATGAGGCCACAGTGATTCTTAAAGCCACCTTGCAAAGCAGGTAATACAGGGATTTCCTGTCCTGCAGAATTTGAGAACCTTTATGCAGTTCCTATCCTGTGATTTAAAGAGGTCACTGACTCCGCTACTCTCACTACATAGATAAGAGTGGTAGAGTAGTTGATCTGAGAGACAGTAAGGTTCCAGGAGATGGCCTTGCGCTACTATATGTCAGGAAGAGCTAGCCTTAGAATTCAGTATACTTGGTGGCCCACCCCTACCCCATGCCCCAGTGCCTCATTTGGTCTAAAGCACCTAACTTTTCCATTCTTAATCAGCTGATTATGCTAAATGCATACAAAAGAAAACACCTTACAAATCCACAGGGAAATCAAAGTAGACCAATTCAGGTTTAAAAGAAATAGTCTATTAACAATAAAAAGTTGGATTAAAAAGCACACTAAAGGTTCTAGGGGCTACCATAATAAAGGTAGATAGgaagagttttcattttttgtcttcactgtacaaaagaaatacattatatacatgtattgaGAGCCTCATCTGTATCCGGTTTTTCATTTTCCCGATGTGTTATTTTGCTGTTGCTGCTCTGCCAAGGCTTGCTGAAGGCGCATCCGCTTCCGGGAATAGTGCTGCCAATGTAGAATCTGCTGTTCATCAATGAATTTCGCACACTGAGCATTCACCAGCTCCTTTCGGAAGTGTTCGTATTGGAGCAGCTCTAACATGTGTAAACACTGAGGGTACCTGGGTTTAAGTTTATAAGTAAATGAACAACATAATTTAAGTAAATAATGCCAAGGTCTAATTAAGTTATTCTCTTAAAAATGATCTTGTAGCCTACCATTTCTTTAACTTAGTACACACTGGCAGCATAGGGTGTTTTCCCTGATTGGTCATCAAAGGTCAGTGTTCAGCAATATTTTCGAAAGTGAGAAGGTTTAAGTTCAGAAAGATTAAATTTAAACTTGCTCAGGACCACACAACACAGTAACTGGTAAGCAGAGTGAAAATGTAGGGACAAACCATGCTATTCCCTTCTAGTGGTTTCCAACGTGAAGAACATGAACATATTTTactaattctgtgtttaattgATAGTTCTTTGTTTTTCCATCAATAGTGATAAAAAGACAACTTTCATTTAAAAGTGAGTTGGTTTGAAAGAGAACTATGCACATACATTATACTCTTCTTGTCCACAGGGATATACCAACTCTGAAATTAGATATACTCTAGGATTGGACAAGTAAATATACTGTGGATAAGGACAGCCAAATTTcgacaaggaaaggaaaaaggctAGAATGAATCCTGTGTTACTGAGCTGGTATTGAAAACATTAGTATGTACTTAGGGCTTTTAATATAGGTAGACAGGATAAACAGatgtatacatgtgtgcatggatacacatacaaacatagaGTTCTTGAGCTTTGTGTActgagagggcctagaagcaatgacactGTGGTACTAATGAACACACAATGTCCAGATTGTGGTATCCAAGGAGCAGGTTTCCTTGGAGAAAAGGGTGATTCAGGGATAAGAGAGGGaaagtacaagatgagcctggaacattACGTAGTGCCAGAAGAAAAAGTGCTAAAAATTATTGGGACGATCAAAAGTATTCAGGAACCAACTTGAAGGGACTCCCAATGGCCAAATCTAGAATACTCAGAGCAAGAAAATACATAATTCTAATTCACAGGATAAAATACTAAATGGAtgtaaatttctttaataaaataataaatagaaaacaagggAATGTACTGCCTTACAATCGAATTCCAAACTAATAAATGCAGAATGACAGAATTCGAAAATCACCACAGTAAAAAATGTTTcaaacaaatatcttcaaaagATGCTAAAATGGGCATGTAATAtgatatttacatagtctcaaagGATTTCCCCATAAGATACTTATTAAATACATAAGGAAAAATAGTAACTTAATATGGAGAAACCTAGAAGGTACCACCCTCAACCAAGTTATCAAAATTAATGTCACCAGTAGTGGGACAAATAGACTTCATGTGACTGCAGATACatgaaggatacaaaatcatttcTGTCACAGTCATGGAAAAGAAAAGACCACTGAGATGAAAGGAGACTAAGATGTGACAGCAAAATGCAACATACAGGCCTAGACTGGATCCTGTACTACATACAGCACCCCAGCAGGACAACAGGCCTAGACTAAAGCCCATACTACATACAGCACCCCAGCAGGACAACAGGCCTAGACTAAAGCCCATACTACATACAGCACCCCAGCAGGACAACAGCCTAGATTGGATCCTGTACTACATACAGCACCCCAGCAGGACAACAGGCCTGGACTAAAGCCCATACTACATACAGCACCCCAGCAGGACAACAGGCCTGGACTAAAGCCCATACTACATACAGCACCCCAGCAGGACAACAGGCCTGGACTAAAGCCCATACTACATACAGCACCCC encodes:
- the TXNDC17 gene encoding thioredoxin domain-containing protein 17 isoform X1, producing MARYEEVSVSGFEEFHRAVEEHNGKTIFAYFTGSKDAGGKSWCPDCVQAEPVVREGLKHISEGCVFIYCQVGEKPYWKDPNNDFRKNLKVTAVPTLLKYGTPQKLVESECLQANLVEMLFSED
- the LOC144335294 gene encoding uncharacterized protein LOC144335294, with the translated sequence MSRATGRGALPRLRRGEQAAKMPGRCVGPSRSGRGVRRPWGKRRGAGTSRGRGARRRARSLEWETRCVSAERAQGCQRPWGTRQAAETADAAGANEALEAPGPPGSIEAARDPGAVWVNGAVGEPQVVGPAGAVWVTGSGEEEAEDRSPRGCEGKGRPGSLGHESILHLWLKVQAMRAASGCGEGSRVELHPVPVGEGPVERGVPGRASWVETSRGGLTGPWVKGQARGIPRAPSGPTVLGLGAAYETTLGFCGQGQAGRMPPPVSVPGALASGSEMAPHLWRGQAVGIPGTGEEIGYGLVPGPCEKEQAVGEPGTVGWPGAVGAPRAVEGELGCGGAAGLWGKGHSPQIPGALAHEAVCGATPGVWGRGQAMGVSDAVEEEPTSVGAAGVCYRRQAGEETDSVGMPGPWGTGHSVGVPCATEEETRCGGDPGFRERGQPVWVETGSGGDPGSRGAAQTAEPSCPGEQAAGSGGAPGLWGIEQATGVPRALGKDTGCVNVPGLWGAGQVVGVPQAVVVPGALGEELSHSGALGLWDGQQVLAGPPAEAVPGLGEETCGGNVLSLWERRQAVGEPESLGPPALGVPGSVDQEAGCGVVSCLCRRRQAVGVSETVGIPRAADVAQHRCATAGVPVALGVPGSGKAPVGVPAAVWASGPVCQEGNSRDIWNLWERARAARISLASGGPVAREELWSGGEDCDSGAFSGPWGRRQTIGVSVAPEGPGLGEETDSGGIPRPWGWRQRVRTPVATEVLLAPRAPGSVELEPGSGGFSGLSGRQQTAGMPGTVGLSAASGVPVAPRVPRPVQEETGSELWGKGETVGGPADAKGPTRMEVPTSTRMPGPMGEKTGSGGVSGLLGGRQTTGVSMAVRLPGSVGEGTLFERVSGLSGRRQTAGRPVAARGSMAVGVPTAPGLPGPMLGDTGSGDDCSGIWARTLATEGPTAARVPGPVEGETGSEGVSGLWRRRHSGAIPEAGRVPMPLGVLAAVGAPMAGRTPAAVWVTGSSGAEADVGVSGVTMLRRQSTGGVGASEDETGGGNILGLAGSSQAVGASHTYVPGTRLWSCPRSVGEETAFENALDMSGTRTAVGVPPVSREEIGLGHFRDHLQPSGRRLAGEVSAVRVRGSNLGESYVGEARLRGAFQ